One Carassius auratus strain Wakin chromosome 39, ASM336829v1, whole genome shotgun sequence genomic window, GATGCCTAAATAACGAATATGgaattttaatgcaaattatgtTCAGCAAAAATAATTATGATCAAAGTCGAGGGATTTCTCATAGTCATTTAGATTTAAGTTAAATTATTCAcagttaatgcattattttccccCTCTAGTCTTAAGTTTTCATATAATATGAGCAATATGTACACAATGTCACTAAAATTGAGAATAAACCCAAGATTCACTGTGCTCACAGCAGAGAACATGTGCCATTGCCATAAATTTTGTTTCATCTTTTTGCAGCCTGCTGATCTGAAGAAGAGGATAGAGTCACTTATTGACAGGGACTACATGGAAAGGGATAAGGACAATCCCAATCAATACAACTATGTtgcttagagagagagagagagagcgagagagagaataagaggtATAAATGAGGGATGGCAGAAATGACAGGAGGAAGCTGTTCTCAGTGACGTTGTTTACTTCCCTTAGCACATGGAACCCCTTGTTCAGAGTTTTGTTCAATTTAACATCTTCGCACCAGTGACCAACAACTGAATCAGTTTTCTCTTCATGGCTTTGACAGGGTAGCGCAAGTTGTATTTCTCTCAattagaagaaaagaaaatacaaaatgatTTAGTTAAAATGCTTTTGAGAATTGGACACGCCCAAGCTTAAAAAGAAAGACTTTGTTCCATGGCTTTTGTTTGTTGTCTCTGACacgtgattattttatttttttctcatcgtttactCATGCAAATATCACATAACATATTTATGTATTACCTGTGCAAAGAAAACCAACACCACATTCACTGTATTTGACTTGTTTGTTCAGGCGGTGTCACATTGGGTACCAAGTGTGTGAACATTGAAAACAGGTTCTCTCTTTGCCAATGTTTGTACAAGGAAAAGGAGATTCAGCTGATTGGTCACAAGCAGTTTATGTTCTGTGAATGATTTATTGATAAGTAGAACAATTGTGGCTGATTGGAAATTTCACAGTATGTGCCAACATTAGATAAAACCAAGCACTTGTTTTGTTTGTAGGAATGTTAACGCTGCTAAACACTAACTTGTACATCTTCCTTCTTTTCCCCTCCCTGCTTACATCATCTCACATTTCTTCCtcttgtttattttgtatatacattttacacacaACTTTGATGTTTGACACTTTCGACTACATTGCAACTGCGTTCTTTCTCCGAAAACTCAGAACAAGCACAGCAGCACCATTTTATCATTCTAGTGTTTCCAAGTTTATATATCCCTTAAGTTCTGAATTAGACCCGTATACTGAGAAGCTCCTCTGTGTGGCATCACTGGATCGGTCTGTGGAGTTTTCGGCAGTGGTGTTTTGAGAAATCATTCTTAAGTGGACATTCGTCCAAGTGTCTGGAAAAAGTATGCTCGTTTTTATTGCCTCAGAATAAACAACTGTATGTGTTTCCATGATCTTGTCCCTCTAATCAGTTTGTGTGATCTTCATTGAAAAATCTCCATGACAAATTAAGTCTAGATAATGGGTGGGTGAATAGACCAAAGCATCCTTAGACATAATAAACTGGCAGTACatcattattttcataaaaaatacattgatatTCTAACCAATAACCACACGAAACTTGacgttgttttttatatatatatgtagatatttTATGGTAGATATCAAAGTTGGCTCAGATTATAAGACAATACTCTTTAGGCATTTCTTTGTTTATGCACTGATTAAATTTTCAGGTTTTTGGACTAATTTGCTTCCATTACATTTGCTTTCAGACTTGTGGGaaggaaattaataataataataataattaaaaaaaaaaaaaagcagttttctCAATGTTTGTTCCCTCATACACTTTCCTCAATGTTCACTTCACTAGCTCTTTCATAAAAATTACTCCAATCTATATTTTGCCGTTTTTACTTTATCTATCTTCTGATCTGGGTATGTACGCAAATTggtgcatatttaaacatttctggGAAAGGTGTAATGCAAAACAATTGTCTTAATATGCTGGGATTAGTTACATTTTTTACTCACTTTGACTATCATTAGCGACTaaagttttgtatttgttttatgtataGCAAAATACGTAGCATaattttgtcatactgtacttcCATTCCTTGCCGTAAAAGATTTACCACTGTCGTAAACCGGAATCACCTGCGGTAGTGAAGCGTGGAGTCCGTTCATTACATCTACTGAATGTTTAGGTTTTTTTGGTTCAGAAAACTTAACAGTTACGAACTGTAAGATCACACAGATCGGAGGACAAGAGTGACGGATAACGACCTGCAAGGATGTTTAAAAAGTAAGCTTGAGTCGTTGTCAACCTTATAAATAGTAGCGAACATAACTTAGCATTGTTGCAGTAATGTATTGTTTCAGTAACCCAGTAGCTTTGGCTTCTCAGTAGAAATAGAAGACATGTTGCATGCACACGCTTATCAGTTTATATGCTATAGTAACTTAATATTTGCCCTTAATTCTGTATCGAGACAGCAACCTGTTTAGCTGCTCTGCTAACTTGCTCTGTCAGCTGATTTTCATGGTTCATTAGAAATGAtccatctgtatttttttaatacttaatttttgccAAGAtacttctaataaaaaaaaagactgattgaattgtatgtttacatttattataaaaactgaACAACTGATGGTAATTGTCATGAGACTTTTATATTAgactaatttctttattttaccatactTTACCATACAATTATAATATTGCAGATACCTCTACTCTGCAGGTAttgaacattaaattaaatgatgtccttttctctctctcttaatagATTTGATGAAAAGGAAAATGTTTCAAACTGTATTCAACTGAAGACATCTGTTATTAAGGGTATAAAGAATCAGCTGTTAGATCAGTTTCCCAACATCGATGATTGGCTCAACCAGATAATGCCCAAAAAGGACCctgtcaaaattgtgagatggTAAGAGTTGCACTATATATAAAGTCAGTACTTAATGATATGCAGAACTAAGAGAGTTACTCATTTTACATCTGAGGTGTGTGATATTTTATGATTCCAGTCATGAGCATATTGAAATTCTTACGGTAAACGGAGAGCTACTCTTCTTCAGACAGAGAGAAGGACCCTTCTATCCCACCCTCAGACTTCTACACAAATGTAAGTCTGCACTTATATACTTTAAATCAGTAGCAGTAAGATGTTTCTCTGCAGAAAAGATTGCCGGGTGCAAGAAGGGTACTTCCTTTACTAAGTGAGACGACTTATTCCTTTGGTCAGACTAATGGCTGCTACTCACGTGTCTGTTCTTCAGATCCCTTCATTCTGCCACACCAGCAAGTAGATAAAGGAGCCATCAAATTTGTTCTGAGTGGAGCTAATATCATGTGCCCAGGCCTCACATCACCAGGAGCCAAACTCTACCCTGCTGCAACAGACACAGTAGTCGTATCTTTCAAAGTTGTCAATTCCAATCTGTGATAATGTAATTATTatcagttttatattatatatatgattatagagtttaattatgttttaaatgtatatttttagttttctatttaaattcagtttgttttaaaagtTATGTTCTGcactttcatttttgtttaatatttctatttagctttcatttatttttatttcagttttagtcattttagtgttCCAACTTAAATCCATTTATTTCAGGTAGTTGCCAAAGCGGTTGACTGGTGTGTGTTGATGATCACAAGTTGTTGTCCTTAAGTATTTGTTTCAGGCCATAATGGCAGAAGGGAAGCAGCACGCGCTTTGTGTGGGAGTCATGAAGATGTCTGCAGATGACATGTAAGTGGTTTTATGCATTTCCTGCACTctgaataaaaaacacaattaatgTCTATAGTCTTGAttgtatggaagcccgtttctgccactgaataaaaaataaaaaagttaattctgacttttttttcttctcagaattgcgagatataaacttgcaattgtgagttatgAAGtcaaaattgaagaaaaaaactccgaattgcaattgcaattctgacttttttttcctcactATAGCGAGTATTGcaactttataacttgcaattttacgtttttaactcacaattgcgagttaaTATCAAATTTGCAATTCTGAGATAAGTCTCAATTaccttcttttattttttatttattggtgtaAACGGGCTTCCATACGATTGTGGTGTGAATACATCatgtataaaaattattttagttgttagaagaaataatgaatgaaatcaatataaataaatcagcatCAGTTTAAATCTGTGACTACAATTAATTGGTtattgaaaactaaaatataacaaagagaagtgcatttcatttaaaaatattttcttgtctCACATCACTGAACAGAGGGAAAGTAAACAAGGGAATTGGAATTGAGAACGTTCACTATCTGAATGATGGACTGTGGCATATGAAGACGTATAAGTAATGAGAGATGAGAAGATGTGCTGGAATCGTTCGGACCCCTTGTCACCAGGCTGCCCATCTACTGTTTACATGAATGGACTCAACAGTGTACCATGCCGAAAGCTTTGAAAGCGACCctaatttaatgcacaaataaaaccTGCATTCAAGTCATCCAAACTGAAATGGTCTGTTGCTACAGTGAGAGCTGAATTGTGTCATGGCAGCTTAAAGCCTGTTTAAACAAGTGTATAATTCTCAGTTGCCCAAGACAGAAATCATCTGGTATTTACTTAAACGAAATTACTTGCAAAAGATGACTTATACAACACATGCTATTAAATACTATGTATCATATGCATTTCTAGACcatatgttttcattgtttttaatatttttgtttgcacTAAAAGCAGTAAACTTACATGATGACAATGTATCTCAAAGAATCCTATGTGGAGTTGTTGTTTCTTTTGCATACACACATTTCTCTGTTGCTTTACTTCTATTGGATTTACTTCCACATCTTATTTATGGACATATGGAATACAAAAGGCAAATGTTAATGTCCCAATAAATAAAGGGAGATTTGACTGTTACAGAAAGTTAATCTAACCAGATTATGAAAGACAAACTCATCTCAGCACATAAGGAAACTCAAATTAATTTTAAGGTAACTAATATAGGGAAACCAAAGTGATTTACAGTCGGAGCATTCAGATTGATCAGGTTGTGTATTATCTGGGAACCGAAACCAATAGTAGGGGCCTGGGGGTCTAAGTCTAAAGTTATTTGATCCTCTTGTCATTTTCTTAGTTTATTTCTGATGCCACAGTTTTTAGTCAAGTCAGGCTAGAAATGACCGTGAATATATAATGGCTTTATTTTCCATTCTTAAACAGAAACTTAAAAAATGGTCTTACACTGTATTTAATCTACATTAGAATTAGTTTctacaattataaatatattaagcctttatcataaatccataacattataaaactataaattCCTTAAATTTTCCACTTTGAGAGTGAATTCTATTCTATGAAACTATTGATGTCTTCTGCTAATTCACGCCTGCACGCTAGGTGAAGCCGACCAACAGTGCATTTTCCCTCAGTTATTTATCTCGTACATGGAGTTTACTGCTCAATATATAGCATTAAATTAAGATGAATAAAGTTTGGTTACACCAGATACACAAACTATCTATAATGCTTATACTTTTTGCTGCTGTGTATATGAGCTTTATGTACATATGAGCTGTATGTTTGCTTAGTTTTGACCTGCTCCATCATTTTAACAGCCATGAATTTAAGGCACTTTTTTGAGGGGACACAAATTACAATTTTTGCACTTTGAATTAGCTGAAATATCCCTATACATTTATATGctcctatacattttttttctcctgaaatTTGGAAGACATTCTACACAGTAATGCTCAAAAATACATCTTTTCCTGGATCTTTAAATCTCATGGACACTCATGTTTAACAACACCAAACCTAAATCTGTGTGAATAGTAATTCCTGACGTTGAGCAATTTGATTCCCAGATGAGCTGGAGTGTTTGAGAATTGTGCTGATTGGGAGGACAGGATGTGGAAAGAGTGCAACAGGAAACACTATTCTAGTTTAAAATAAGTTCGAAAGGAACATGCATTCAGTGACAAATGTTTGTAAGAAGGGAGTTTGTGAGGTTAAAACGAAGAGAAAAACAAGACAGAACTCAAATTACTCAACTTGTAAAAATTATAGAGATGATTACATCCAATAAAGAGCAATATTTTTCCTTTTAACCAAAACACGGAAATGTCTTTTAAGAAGTGGGTTGAGAAAatcctgaaagagagagagagaaaaattgaGGCTCAAACGGAGAAATTAAGGACCAAATACAAGACACAAATGGATCAgctgaagaaggaaaaaaaagattgtaaattAATGTCCAGTACAGTCAAAATCCCTTCTCTAGAGTGAAAATGAGTGCTGGAGAtacagaaattaataaatgaggaaaaatctgaatataattaaataattaaatacatgaaagtagagactgaaaataagaaatgaagtAACAATAGGAAACggaagacagagaaaaaaaatgaatataaacgtGATTGAGAAATTATAAAAATTGAGCAAAATGTGCCATAAAACAAGTTATTAAAagagattttgaaaaaataaagagGATCAACAAGaagaacaacagaaaaaaaggCTTAAAAGAACAGCATAGGGATTcaagaattgaaaaaaaagaggttaagagaataaaaaccaaaacagaaaCACTAGAGCTGAGAGAAAAACAAGAACTGGAGAAAATGAGAGAATATGAAAAAAGGAAagctgattgtttttgttttttgagcctTAAGACAAATCAGatgaaaacacaacattttatttatcgTATAATATATTGAAAGATCAAGTATCCCTAGGATTTAAAGTTTTATGGGCCATTTATTCACTGCACTATCATCTGTTGATAACACTCTTTTATTTGTAACCTTTACTATTACTTAAAACAGGTGAAAACAAGCATCCTAGTAAACATTgtaaagaacaataaaaaaaaaaacacaaaccagTGTATGATGAAGTACATCTGAATTATAGAAAGAAACAATATTTCGATAtgcaaataaatagataatttatgcaaaattaattttataatctcAAGCTTATTAACCTTTCATGCCACATTAGTTTGATATTTTTAAGAGTGATGTAGACAGTTATCATCAAATAGATCATATAAAGTATACATTAAGCATTATGTACTTTATAGGATATTTTAGTTTTGCGTAAGAGTGCATATCTGATCcaaatatgcgccattcataTATCTAGTGTagtttttgttcaaaatattatAAGTGGACAAAATTACCCAATATTGGCCCCACATTATTAACTTGTATGCAAAAAAAGTATCCTTTTGCTTTTGCCAGAATGCATTTGTAGCAGAAAGCAGTGAAAACCCCTCAACTTTACACACCCGCACCAACTATATGAAAACATGATCAGAATTAAAGTACATACTGCACTTCACAGCTAATTCAGCCCTGCACCCAGTTATGATCAACATTTCAATACAGTAACAGTTCCAATACAGAAACCATGAAGTCAATCAGTCATTATCAGAGTCTTTGGGAGGCAGAAATGTCAAGGAATCATGAAAATCGTGTCCATATGGCCTGAGTCTGTAGACGCCATACATCAAAACCTGTATCTGGCTCTGAGACATGCCACCGAACGTGATGGCCATGTCAGAACAACAGGCCTCCACGACGTCGGCTGGGTTTTGGCCCATGCTGTCGGAAATCAAGGTGCTGATGCTCTTCTTGTTAAAAAGCTCTTTGCCTTGGGCATCCTCTCCGTTTTCGGCGAACACCCCGCTGTATTGCAGACAGGTGGCGAGCTGCTTTTCTTCAGATGTCTTCCACAAGGCATGTCCCCGCTCTGGACATTTTTCCTCATCTTTAAAGATCTCTATCAGCCTCCTCATAGATTCATAGCTCAGCACAATCCCGCTGTCATACTCCACGTAATCCAGCTCTCCGGACTTTTCCGTGTGGCCGATGTAAAACGGCTGGCTTGGATCTTTATCCAACACCAAATACTTGAGGTTCTCTATAATTGCGAACGTGGTGGGCCGGGCCACGAAGAACCAGCGCAGGTCTCCAGCATTCTCGTAGGCGTGTTTAATGGCTTTGCGTAGCCTTGCCCACTCATCCTGCTCCTGTAGGTCCATCGCCTCTAGGGCTTTGGACGATTCGGACGTGTAGAACACAGATTTGTCGCAGTGCTTGCTCCAAGTGTCATTGGCTGTCGCCCAGTGGACCAAGAGCTTTGGAGTGACCATGATGAGACAGTACACTCGAACCTGCAAGGTCCAGTCAGTCATCTGAGACTCTGATAACTTCTGTAGCTCATCTTTGCTGAGAGGTTTCAGATGATGGTGGAGATGCTCATGGCCTTCTGAGTGGGATCCTGAATTAAAAGTCCCAAAGAAAGACATCACAAGGCAAAATATGCCCCCTAGGATCATGCCTTTCATAAACGAACTGCTCTCAGACATCATGGTCAACCGAAACTCTGTAATAGTTCAAAATAAGATTAAAGACTGTGATTAGAACAAAACTATCATGGCAGTTCATGCTCTAAGTTACATTTGATCAGCAATTACAACAAGAATCCTATAGGATATTATGAAATACGATGTCCTTTTTGATAGCTCTACATTTCTGTTCCTGGTGACAATACAAAGTAGCTAGACAGGTTTGCTGTAATTCTGAAGGAGAAAAGCAACGGCTGCATCTGACTGCACTAATCCAATAAACAGTTGACCAAAACTACACATTCCAATAATTAGTTAGTTATGAACTCATACCTTTCAATTACACAGAAGAGTGCTCACATTTAGACGCTACACCGTCGCATTCATTTCCGTACACACAAccggaaaacaacaaaaaagtagtATCTGTTCTGGAGTCAGTTTCACCTGCCCTTCATCTACTTCATTTGGACGGGATAAGGTAAGAAAGCTGGTTGCAGTCCAGCGCTAGCCTAGTACTGTCTTCTAGAACACGGATGTTTAAGCGGATGTCGAGTCCACGCGAAAGGCACTGTGGGAAATGTTGTTCAATTGTGTTGTCTCGCTGTGACGAACTAGGTGATAAAAACTACAAAGACGTCAATTTCCTTTAAGTAGGCAAAGGCGGAAATTATTtttgtgctttaaatgtttttacagactTTATATCAACTTTTatgtttatacataaaatatttttaaaaaagtatatatatttgcaaacaaattaaatcttaaaGATAATAGAATAGGAAGAATGACAAAAACCAAGGTTTGaccaaattaagtaaataaatgaacgtattaaattaaattaactcacttatgaataaataaataaataaataaaaaataaacactgacaaataaataaactgttcatTTACTTTGTTTAGAACTGTAGGTAAATGTAagagtaaaataatacattaataataattgaaaatctatttaaatctatcaacaaaaataatttattaattaacccCTTTTTAAACTgcagctttttaaaacattatataaaacgCTTTTCTTAATCTATTTGCCAAAGTGCTTTTCTTCATTATTTTGTCCTTTGTTAGAGAAGTAATTCTTGATCAAAAATCTGAAGTGTTTAAATTAAGCATATTAAAACCTTAATTACTAATTTAATTAATGCGATTTATATAtccccaataaaataaaataaatgcttggGCTAATGTTTATGGAGCCATTTGAAAATTAAGATATGAGAACACagttatacattattataaacataattttttcttataatataatataaacatttattttttcattaatcatACGTTACTCCTTTGAAAAGATCATCAATGGATAAAGAAGCTTTTTGGAGCCAGATGATGCAGTCACAGAATCAAGCAGCAGAGGCCAGGCTGAGGGGTCAAGAATATTTGATTGGGTATAGCATGATGACTTCTGCATTAGCCCCTGATAGCAGATGCCTTTATATCTACACCATCTGgttccaaaaaacatatttttccacTGAAAGTCTTTGAAAACCACCCATGTGttctgacaaaatatttttcCTTGCCATTTTTTTGTTCAAGGTAGCTggcttgtgtttattttgtaaaggAAACTTGCCACTTGCTTTTCGGTCTGTTCTTTTATTTTCCTTGTATAGGCTATTGTCACCAAACCTGTCACCTCTTCTTGCTTTTTATAAAGACTAAGAGTGTCTTTCTCACGTCATGCTAATAGCTTTCTTATTTATAGAAATAATCTCAGCTATCGCTCATAATTCCTGCCCACTGTTTCTAATGAACTCCTACTCATAAACTGACTGAACTCCATCTCTCATGAGctaagttttaatgtttttttgcatgATCCGAAGGGCTAAAATACTCATGCAGTTGTCATTGGATACAGTAGCCTACAactgaataaaacatattttgtttctcAGCTGACATGTCATTTCCTAAATACCTCAAAAAAGATTAAAGGcatgaaaaggtaaaaaaaaagaaagaagttgtACCTAGTAATATGCCATTAATTAGTCAAAatgggtttttatttattaatttttctttgaaGGGAGAGGAGAAAACTGAAATGCTGTTTCTTAGGAATCTATTTGGAAGCACACTGTTAACATTAAACAACAACATTTCAGCACAAGTATACACACAGTAAATAGAACACGACACGATAaatataaagacatttaaaaaagtaacaagatgtAGGCCTATAACAACAACAGACAATGTAAAAATCAAATAGCTAATATGGCTAGAATATGTCTAAAATCGAATAGACTTGAACAAAGTATCATTTTAACGTGCTGAGAATATCACATTCGCCTAAAAAGCTAAAAAGTAACAATATTTCTCTTAGTCATTTTGTATTAGAAGACAAAATTCCTTTGTTCCCTGTACACCGAGACACTGGCCCTTTAAGAAGAGATATTTAAATCTAGGCGTGTTTCCTGCTCCAGAAGAGAATCCAGCCCTGCTTGCATCCTACGACGCGAAATTGGAGGAAAGATTATTTACCACGTTACTCAATTAATTCCTGTATAACCGGTGTAGGTCACAAAGCTTTACccagatttattttgcattcttttAAGAGAAAAGGAACGGCGAAACCTCTCGGGATAGACGCTTTTAACCAGCCTAACCAATGACATAAATGTCAGTCGGTCAAGGTCCACTCACACTCCAGATGTGTGTTTAGCTTTTACAGGTTAGCTTCGCTTTCTCATTCGAAACCGGTGTACATTTTGAACGGAAACATTTTCAAATTGTGCCA contains:
- the LOC113057901 gene encoding malignant T-cell-amplified sequence 1, with the translated sequence MFKKFDEKENVSNCIQLKTSVIKGIKNQLLDQFPNIDDWLNQIMPKKDPVKIVRCHEHIEILTVNGELLFFRQREGPFYPTLRLLHKYPFILPHQQVDKGAIKFVLSGANIMCPGLTSPGAKLYPAATDTVVAIMAEGKQHALCVGVMKMSADDIGKVNKGIGIENVHYLNDGLWHMKTYK
- the LOC113057903 gene encoding C1GALT1-specific chaperone 1-like encodes the protein MMSESSSFMKGMILGGIFCLVMSFFGTFNSGSHSEGHEHLHHHLKPLSKDELQKLSESQMTDWTLQVRVYCLIMVTPKLLVHWATANDTWSKHCDKSVFYTSESSKALEAMDLQEQDEWARLRKAIKHAYENAGDLRWFFVARPTTFAIIENLKYLVLDKDPSQPFYIGHTEKSGELDYVEYDSGIVLSYESMRRLIEIFKDEEKCPERGHALWKTSEEKQLATCLQYSGVFAENGEDAQGKELFNKKSISTLISDSMGQNPADVVEACCSDMAITFGGMSQSQIQVLMYGVYRLRPYGHDFHDSLTFLPPKDSDND